TTTACGCAGACCGACGGTTTGCAAAGCAACCAGTTCTCCTATAAGGCCTGGGGTACATTGCGCTCCGGGGAATTTTTATTTGGAGGCATCCGCGGGTTTAATATTTTTTTCCCCGACAGTGTACACACCGATGTGGAAACGGCGCCCTTGCTGGTGACGGGGATCCGCGTAAACAACGAACCCGTGTCCGCGCACGTGCGCTGGATCACCAGGGCGGATGCCGGGGCCATCCGGGAAATCACCGTGCCTTACGAGGAAAACACCCTTTCGGTCGACTACGCGGCACTGGACTATACGTCCCCGGGCAAAATCAGCTACAGCTACAAGCTCGAAGGCTGGGACAAAGAATGGCTGAGTGCGGGTGACCAGCGTACGGCCACGTATACCCGCCTCCCGGAGGGTAGCTATGTGCTGACGATCAAGAATACCAATACCGCCGGGGAGTGGGGCCCGCCCATGTCCTTGTTGCACATCACGGTGCTGCCACCCTGGTACCGGACGTGGTGGGCGTATGTCTTGTATGTGGTGGCGATTTGTTCCGCTATATTTATATACCTCGACTACGCGCGGAACAAGGAGCGTCTCAAATACGAGGTCCGGTTGGCGCACCTGGAAAATGAGAAGGACAAGGAAGTCGCCGAGCGCAAGTTTTCCTATTTCACCCACATCGCCCACGAGTTCAGGACGCCCCTGACCCTGATCATCAATCCGCTGAAACAATGGATCCGGGAGAACAATCCCTCCGCGGAATCCAGCGGGCTCACGACGGCTTACCGGAACGCCCGGCGGTTGCTTAGCCTGGTGGATCAGTTGCTGCTTTTCCGAAAAGCAGACAGCCGCATGGATGTCCTACACATCACCCGGATCGATATGACCGCGATTTGCCGGGAAGTCCACGCCCTTTTTCTCCAGCAGGCCAAGACCAGGCGGATCGACTATCAATTGAAGACACCCCCGGGCAGGGTCGAGATCCAGGGGGACTATGAGAAGATCGAAATCTCCCTTTTCAACTTGTTGTCCAATGCCTTTAAGTTCACACCGGAAGGCGGGATGATCTTCTTCACGCTGGAGCAGACCGGCAAGGGGGTCCGGATCAGTGTGTCGGATACGGGTTGTGGGATTGAGGAAAGCGAAAAGGCCCTTATATTCGACCGGTTCCGCCAGGGGGATACCCATCGTTCCTCCGGTTTTGGGATCGGGCTTTTCCTGGTCAGGCATTTCGTGGAGGCGCACAAGGGGAGCGTCGACTTCGAAAGTACGCCCGGCACGGGCACGACGTTTACCATCGTGCTGCCGGAGGGCACGGCAACGTCTGACGACGCAGCGCCCGCGGAACACCTCCTGCTGGAAGAACTTGCCGCGGAGGTGGAAATGGAACCCGTGATCAGGACGACGGTGACCCCCGGCGAAGGCAGTCAGCCCGGCGAACTCGTGAGCGAACGTCGCTCGATCCTGCTGATCGATGACAACCCCGAGATCCTGGACTACCTTGGACGCCTTTTCGACACCCAATACGTGGTCCTGAAGGCCAAAAGCGGGGAGGAGGGGTTGCAGGTGGCGGAGGACCAGTTCCCGGACCTCATCTTAAGCGACGTCCAGATGGGGGAAATGGACGGGATCATGTTGTGCGCACAGATCAAGTCGTCGGAAACCCTCGGCCATATCCCCGTCATCCTTCTGACGGCCGCCAGCAGCGACGAAACAAAGCTCCGGGGATTGCAGGGCGGGGCGGACGACTATATCACCAAACCCTTCGACGCCCACCTGCTCCAGGTCAAGGTCGATTCCGTCCTGAAAAACCGCAACATTCTCCAGAAATACTTTTTCGACAGCATCACCCTGAGGGAATCCACGGTCAAGGTCCCCTCTGAATACAAGAATTTCCTCGCCAAGTGTATCCACGTAGTGGAGGAAAACATTGATAATGACGATTTTAATATCAAAAAGTTCTCCAAGGCGATGGGGATGAGTCACCGGGCGCTCTACCATAAGATCAAATCCATTTCGGGTCAGTCGGCGGTTGCGTTTATCCGCCAGATCCGGTTGCGCCGGTCCGCGGTGCTCATGCTCCGGGAGGATATGAACATCAACCAGGCGGCCTTCCAGGTCGGCATGGGGGATGTCCGGTACTTTAGAGAGCAATTTGTCAAGACTTTTGGGATGACCCCCTCCGAATATATAAAGAAGTACCGCCCCCTTTTCAACCGGGACCTGACGGTTATACCCACCCAACAGGGGGGTGATTTGTAATTTTACCCCCCATATTTTTCCAATTTGTCCCCCCTAAGCGCCCTTTGCGGGGCTGTATTTTGCATCCGTCCAATCAAACTTCATTTAAAACTGGCTTGCTTTTATGAAAAGTAGAATTGCTTGGCTGCGTCCTCCGCGGCATCTATTTCCCCTATTTTTTATTGTCTTGTTTCTGCCGGCCCTGACCTGGGCGCAGGACAACCTGATCACCGTAAAAGGAAGGGTTACCTCCGGCGGCAGCCCTGTACCGGGTGCCACCATCACCGTAAAGGGTACTTCGAACGGCACCACCGCCGACGCCACCGGGGCCTTTCATCTGAAAGTCCCCTCCGATGGCGCGCTGATCATCACCGCTATCAACTATGCGCCGGCTGAATTTCCGGTCCGGGGGAGAACGACCCTGTCCGTAGAGCTTGAAGCCACGGAAAAAAGCCTGGGCGATGTGGTCGTTGTCGGTTACGGTACGCAGAAAAAGGCGACCCTGACCGGCTCGATTTCCAGCGTACAAGGCTCGGAAGTGGTCAAAAGCCCTCAACCCAACCTGTCCAACTCATTGGCCGGCCGTTTTTCCGGTCTGATCGCCAACAATACCTCCGGCGAACCGGGGTATGACGGCTCCGGTATCCTGATCCGGGGTCTGGCGACCACCGGGGACAACAGCGTGCTGATCGTCGTGGACGGGGTTCCCGGCCAGATCGGCGGTCTGGAGCGCCTCGACCCTCACGACATCGAAAGCTTCTCCATCCTGAAGGACGCTTCGGCGGCCGTTTACGGAAGCCGGGCGGCCAACGGCGTTATCCTCATCACCACGAAGCGTGGTAAAATGGGCAAACCCCAGATCAACTACAACCTGAACGTGGGTGTTGCTTCCGCGACCCGGTTACCAAAGATGGCGGACGCCCCCATGTACGCCACGCTGATGAACGAGATCGAGTACTACGACAATCCCGCCGGCGGTCTGAACCAATTTTATACGGCTGCACAGATCCAGAAATTCCGGGACGGTTCCGATCCGATCTATTATCCCAATACCGACTGGCGCGCGCTCACCCTGCGCAAGTCCGTACCCCAGACACAGCAGAACCTGTCGCTCAGCGGGGGGACCGAAAACATCAAATACTTCCTGTCCGCCGGTTTGACGACCCAGGACGCGTTGTACCGGAACGGTGCGACCAAATACAATCAATACAACTTCCGAAGCAACATCGACGCCACCGTCACCCCGCGCTTGAAGTTTGGCCTGTACCTATCCGGCCGTGAAGAAAGCCGGCAATATCCCCAGGTAGGGGCGTCCGACATTTTCCGCGCCATCTATCGTGCCTACCCGACCGTGCTGGCCCAGTATCCCAACGGCCTTCTGACCACGGGGATCGAGAACGACAACCCGATCGCGGAAGTCACTTCCATTGGCGGTACAAACGTCAACCCCACATACGTATTCAATGGCATCCTCAAAGGTTCTTACAGCATACCGGGCGTCCGCGGCCTGTCGGTAGACGGTTTCTTTGCCGTCGACGAGTCGTTTAGCTTTGACAAGTCCTTTGCCAAACCGTACAATCTCTGGACCTACGATTCGACGAATAAGGTCTATGACGCCACGATCGTGGGCGGTTCCAACAACCTGGCCACGCTGTACGAAAGCCAGCAGAACACCAGCCTGCTCACGTCGAACCTCAAACTGAACTATACCCGTCAGTTCGGGGATCACCACGTGGACGCCTTCGTCGCTTACGAACAAAGCACCAACCACTACGACGTGTTTGACGCCAACCGGCTCGACTTCCCCACGGACCTGACCCCGGAATTGTCCCAGGGCGGTTCCGCGGCGACCGACGCCACCAACGGCGGCAGCAGCTACAACTTTACACGCCGCAGCTACATCGGCCGTCTCGACTATAACTATAAGGAAAAATACCTCCTCGAAGTCCAGGGCCGCGTCGACGGCTCATCGACCTTCCCCGCCGGCAAACAATACGGCTTGTTCCCGGCTGTTTCCGCGGGCTGGCGCATTTCCAAGGAGAAATGGTTCAACGTACCGGTGTTCGACGACCTGAAATTCCGCGCCTCCTACGGTGAACTCGGGAACGACAACGTCGGTTTGTTCCAGTACTTCGACAACTACGGTTTTAACAACCAATACGTCATCGGCGGCAGCATCCACCCGGGTATCGACCTCACGAAGCTGGCAAACCCCGACATCACCTGGGAACGCGCCAAGAAGACCGACATCGGTCTGAATGCCGCTTTCCTGCACCACTTCACCCTCGAATTCATCTACTTCCAGCAGAAACGCAGCGACATCCTGATGGCGCCGAGCGCGGCCATCGCCGCGGTGACCGGGATCGTCAACCCCTATAGCGGGTCCACGCTGACGCCTTCGGAAAACATCGGCAAGATCAACAACAACGGGGTAGAAGCCACGCTGGGGTATACCAACCATAGCGGGGACTTCAGCTATGGCATCTCCGGCAACTTTACTTATGCCAAAAGCAAGGTGATCTACATCGGCGAAGCCGCCGGTACGCTGCCGTACCAGGCACAGACCGGTCATCCCCTGGGCACTTACCTGTTGTACCAGGCCACCGGCATCTTCCGCAGCGCCGCCGACCTTGCCAAGTATCCGCACCTCACCGGTAACCAATTGGGCGACCTCATCTACAAAGACTACAACGGCGACGGCCAGATCACCGCCGACGACCAGGTTCGTTCCAAATACGGCGACATCCCCCTGATCACCTATGGCTTCGTCCTCAACGGCGGGTACAAGAACTGGGATCTATCGATGGTATTTGCAGGCCAGGCCGACGTCAGCACTTATGTGTTGCCCGAATCCGGCACGGTAGGGAACTTCTACAGCAGCTGGGCAGACAACCGCTGGAGCCCCAACAACCCCAACGGGACCTATCCCCGCGTCGACGACCGCGCCTCTTCCAGCATCAACGGCGGTTTGTACAACAATACCTTCTGGCTAAACAACTCGGCCTTCCTCCGGATGAAGAACATCCAGCTCGGTTACACCGTGAACAGCAAGACCCTGACCAAGATCAAGGTGACTGCGCTCCGGTTCTACGTCAGCGCGTTCAACCTGTTTACCATCACCAAGGTGAAAGACTACGATCCGGAAGGGACAAGCGGCTCCGGCCAGTTCTACCCCCAGCAAAAGATCATCAACGGCGGTCTGAACGTGAGTTTCTAAACAACAAAAAAGGACAAGATGAAAACCAGATATTTTGTAATACCCGCCCTAATGGCCAGTGTTTTCGGGGCGACCTCCTGTAAAAAGAATTTTCTCGATATACAAACCACGTCCGTGATATCCAATACCGCGGTCCTGGGAGATTCCACCCTTTTCGAAGACTACGTGATCAACCGCTATATCGGGGCGACACTGCAGAACAAGGAAGGGGAGGGGACGCCCCCCGGTTTCGGACGCGGCTTCGAGTACTCCATGTGGAGCTCCGTCACGGATGAATCCATCTATAACAACGACGACAACAGCTGGCTGATCGTCCGTGGGCAGCTTGCCCCCGAAAACCTCGGTATCGCGAGCACTATATGGGCACGCAGCTACCGCAGCATCCGCGAGATCAATTTTGCCATCAACAACATCGGGCAGGTGCAGATGAGCGCAGGGCACAAACAGGAACTCCTGGGCGAATTGCACTTCCAGCGCGCCTTCCGCTACCAAGACCTGATCCGCAACTACGGCGGCGTGGTGCTGATGGGGAACCGGGTGATCGACCTCGACTCCAACTTACAGGATCCTTCGCTGTATGTGCGTTCGTCCATCAAGGATTGTATCGACTATGCCGTCTCCGAACTGGACTCGGCCACCCAATACCTCCCCGCC
This sequence is a window from Dinghuibacter silviterrae. Protein-coding genes within it:
- a CDS encoding hybrid sensor histidine kinase/response regulator transcription factor gives rise to the protein MNSKWLLTCLLCLGAAVGYAQGSVRYLGIESGLSNNAVTQIYQDNRGLMWFGTYDGLNRYDGYKFKVFRNRIGDSSSLMDNNVNRIEGAPDSRLWVGGRRGLSIFNPVTETFTTPRVEQEGAYQPLTDNILSIKSIGQHHVLVGTEHLGLFEFDAPGDLGVRIPFPGEQGYQVTAVAADTLHRQHWVFVQGVGLYRFENRRLQVVSTSIPKANSITTDRTGSVWLGTDSGLYKYDTRGGSISGNYLPTISKVVNLYTDRQGVLWIACDGSGILLIHPGDLKAQPLVFRDRRQGLSSNAVYAIYEDKDDRKWIGTLRGGVNIIDPSGNPFETHTFPTNNSFGQINNFIFSFAEATDGNIWVGTDGAGLRKWNRKTNATEMFTAGGKGAIGSNFVTSILLDSRQHTWVGTWLGGLSRYNPANETFTRYTCYNPLTKSEENNVWIVYEDKAHRLWVSTSNNGTLYLYDEARDRFDPIDPAGLSNLQCLAEDQRGNFWGGTYTSLVKIDRTTRKHVFYQTGYPVRCILEDAWGNFWVGTDGGGLLLFDRDKEKFTRYTDADGLASNAILQMLEDKKGDLWLSTFNGLIRFDTKRRTVRNFTQTDGLQSNQFSYKAWGTLRSGEFLFGGIRGFNIFFPDSVHTDVETAPLLVTGIRVNNEPVSAHVRWITRADAGAIREITVPYEENTLSVDYAALDYTSPGKISYSYKLEGWDKEWLSAGDQRTATYTRLPEGSYVLTIKNTNTAGEWGPPMSLLHITVLPPWYRTWWAYVLYVVAICSAIFIYLDYARNKERLKYEVRLAHLENEKDKEVAERKFSYFTHIAHEFRTPLTLIINPLKQWIRENNPSAESSGLTTAYRNARRLLSLVDQLLLFRKADSRMDVLHITRIDMTAICREVHALFLQQAKTRRIDYQLKTPPGRVEIQGDYEKIEISLFNLLSNAFKFTPEGGMIFFTLEQTGKGVRISVSDTGCGIEESEKALIFDRFRQGDTHRSSGFGIGLFLVRHFVEAHKGSVDFESTPGTGTTFTIVLPEGTATSDDAAPAEHLLLEELAAEVEMEPVIRTTVTPGEGSQPGELVSERRSILLIDDNPEILDYLGRLFDTQYVVLKAKSGEEGLQVAEDQFPDLILSDVQMGEMDGIMLCAQIKSSETLGHIPVILLTAASSDETKLRGLQGGADDYITKPFDAHLLQVKVDSVLKNRNILQKYFFDSITLRESTVKVPSEYKNFLAKCIHVVEENIDNDDFNIKKFSKAMGMSHRALYHKIKSISGQSAVAFIRQIRLRRSAVLMLREDMNINQAAFQVGMGDVRYFREQFVKTFGMTPSEYIKKYRPLFNRDLTVIPTQQGGDL
- a CDS encoding SusC/RagA family TonB-linked outer membrane protein, with the protein product MFLPALTWAQDNLITVKGRVTSGGSPVPGATITVKGTSNGTTADATGAFHLKVPSDGALIITAINYAPAEFPVRGRTTLSVELEATEKSLGDVVVVGYGTQKKATLTGSISSVQGSEVVKSPQPNLSNSLAGRFSGLIANNTSGEPGYDGSGILIRGLATTGDNSVLIVVDGVPGQIGGLERLDPHDIESFSILKDASAAVYGSRAANGVILITTKRGKMGKPQINYNLNVGVASATRLPKMADAPMYATLMNEIEYYDNPAGGLNQFYTAAQIQKFRDGSDPIYYPNTDWRALTLRKSVPQTQQNLSLSGGTENIKYFLSAGLTTQDALYRNGATKYNQYNFRSNIDATVTPRLKFGLYLSGREESRQYPQVGASDIFRAIYRAYPTVLAQYPNGLLTTGIENDNPIAEVTSIGGTNVNPTYVFNGILKGSYSIPGVRGLSVDGFFAVDESFSFDKSFAKPYNLWTYDSTNKVYDATIVGGSNNLATLYESQQNTSLLTSNLKLNYTRQFGDHHVDAFVAYEQSTNHYDVFDANRLDFPTDLTPELSQGGSAATDATNGGSSYNFTRRSYIGRLDYNYKEKYLLEVQGRVDGSSTFPAGKQYGLFPAVSAGWRISKEKWFNVPVFDDLKFRASYGELGNDNVGLFQYFDNYGFNNQYVIGGSIHPGIDLTKLANPDITWERAKKTDIGLNAAFLHHFTLEFIYFQQKRSDILMAPSAAIAAVTGIVNPYSGSTLTPSENIGKINNNGVEATLGYTNHSGDFSYGISGNFTYAKSKVIYIGEAAGTLPYQAQTGHPLGTYLLYQATGIFRSAADLAKYPHLTGNQLGDLIYKDYNGDGQITADDQVRSKYGDIPLITYGFVLNGGYKNWDLSMVFAGQADVSTYVLPESGTVGNFYSSWADNRWSPNNPNGTYPRVDDRASSSINGGLYNNTFWLNNSAFLRMKNIQLGYTVNSKTLTKIKVTALRFYVSAFNLFTITKVKDYDPEGTSGSGQFYPQQKIINGGLNVSF